The following are from one region of the Equus przewalskii isolate Varuska chromosome 21, EquPr2, whole genome shotgun sequence genome:
- the CEP250 gene encoding centrosome-associated protein CEP250 isoform X9 — MWVTELSALLIQSQKQNEDYEKMVKALRETMEILETNHAELMEHEASLSRNAQEEKLSLQQVIKDITQVLAMVEEGDNMAQGSGHENSLELDSSGFSSQFDSRDPDKALTLVRSVLTRRRQAVQDLRQQLSGCQEAVSFLQQQHNQWEEEGEALRQRLQKLTGERDTLAGQTVDLQGEVDSLSKERELLQKTREELQQQLEVLEQEAWRLRRTNVELQLQGDSAQGEKEEQQEELHLAVRERERLQETLAGLEARQSESLSELITLREALESSRLEGELLRQEQTEVTAALARAEQSIADLSSSENSLKAEVADLRAATVKLSALNEALALDKVGLSQQLLQLEQENQSVCSRMEAAEQARSALQVGLAEAERSREALWDKSTHLEAQLQKAEETKAELQADLRSIQEEKEEIQEKLSEARHQQEAASAQLEQLHQEAKRQEEVLARAVQEKEALVRERAALEVRLQAVERDRQDLSEQLLGLSSAKELLENSLFEAQQQNSLIEVTKGQLEVQLQTVTQAKEVIQGEVRCLKLELDTERSQAEQERDTAARQLAQAEQEGQTALQRQKSAHEEEVNQLQEKWEKERSWHQQELDKALESLEREKMELEMRLREQQAETEAIRTQREEERAEAESALCQMQLETEKERMSLLETLLQTQKELTDASQQLERLRQDMKVQKLKEQETTGMLQTQLREAQRELEQAAQQHRDDLAALQEEGSSLLQEKIELQKQVEDLKTQLVSKDDSQRLVEQEVQEKLREAQECSQIQKELEREKASLTLSLVEKEQRLLVLQEADSARQQELSSLRQDVQEAQGRQKELSAQVELLKQEVREKEADFLAQEAHLLEELEASQVTEQQLRASLWAQEAKAAQLQLRLRSTENQLEALAAEQQPGHHAQAQLASLYSVLQQALGSVCESRPELSGGGDSAPSLLGAEPDQNEARILFKRGPLLTALSAEAVASALHKLHQDLWKTQQARDDLRDQAQKLEQRLTDTEAEKNQVHTELRHLQRQLSQNQEEKSKWERKQSSLESELMELHETVASLQSRLRRAELQGIEAQNERELLQAAKENLTAQVEHLQVSVAEARAQASAVGVLEEDLRTARSALKLKNEEVENERERAQALQEQGELKVAQGRALQENLAILAHTLSEREGEVETLQGKIQELETQREMQKAALEVLSLDLKKRNQEVDLQQEQIQELEKCRSVLEHLPMAVQEREQKLTVQREQIKELEKDRETQRNILEHQLLELEKKAQVIESQKGQIQDLKKQLVTLECLALELEENHHKMECQQKAIEELEGQREMQKVALTHLTLDLEERSQELQVQSSQIHELESHSTLLARELQEKDQEVKSQREQIEELQRQKEHLTQDLERRGQEMLLQKERIQVLEDQRTLQTKILEEDLEQIKLSLRERGRELASQRQLMQERAEEGKGQSKAQRGSLEHLKLILRDKEKEVECQQERIQELQEHQDQLEQQLQGLHRKVGETSLLLTQREQEIVVLQQHLQEAREQEELEKQSLQGQLEEAQRALAQRDQELEALQHQQRQAQGQEENVKEKTSTLQRALEQAHMTLKQRQGELEDCKDHVRRLQEELAVEGQRVQALEEVLGDLRAESQEQEKALLALQQQCAEQAQKHEEEARALQDNWLQAEAMLKERDQELDALRADSQSSQHREEAAQGQAEALQEALSKAQAALQEKEQHLLGQAELSRSLEASTATLQAALDSCQAQARQLEEALRKREDEIKDRDLRHQEALQQLQQVLAQRDEELRHQKKQMQLLEKSLAQRGGDDVIQEKQNPGQEREEEERRGLHESLRELQLILAQKEEEILELREAQQEKSLKDSLHSHKASPVEEPTTKFGSLGPRLQQELDRLQVVLRQTEAREIEWREKAQDLALSLAQSKATVSSLQEVAMFLQASVLERDSEQQRLQDELELTRQALEKERLHSPGPTSRAERGPRGEAGVQLGEVSGVEAEPSPGLEEKQLWEQRLEYLQQAVARLEIDRSRLQRHNVQLRTTLEQVERERRKLKRDSMRASRTGVLEISEATASSPTQQDGRGGQMRSSDAKHMVELQKEVALLRAQLALERKQKQDYIARSVQTSRELAGLHHSLSHSLLAVAQAPEATVLEAETRKLDESLTQSLTSPGPVLLCPSPGPSATQATSR; from the exons ATGTG GGTGACTGAGCTCTCTGCTCTGCTGATCCAGTCTCAGAAGCAAAATGAAGATTATGAAAAGATGGTAAAGGCTCTGAGAGAGACAATGGAGATCCTG GAGACAAATCATGCAGAATTAATGGAACATGAGGCATCTCTTAGTAGGAATGCCCAAGAGGAGAAGCTGTCTTTACAGCAGGTGATCAAGGATATAACCCAGGTACTG GCCATGGTGGAAGAAGGGGACAATATGGCCCAAGGCTCTGGTCATGAGAACTCCTTGGAGCTGGACTCTAGTGGCTTCTCCTCCCAGTTTGACTCCCGGGACCCAGACAAGGCTCTTACTCTGGTGCGTTCAGTGCTGACTCGGAGACGCCAGGCTGTGCAG GACCTAAGGCAGCAGCTTTCAGGCTGTCAGGAAGCTGTGAGCTTCTTACAGCAGCAACACAATCAGTGGGAGGAAGAGGGTGAGGCCTTGAGACAGCGGCTACAGAAGCTCACTGGAGAGCGGGACACTCTGGCAGGGCAGACCGTGGACCTCCAGGGAGAGGTGGACTCTCTCAGCAA GGAGCGAGAGCTCCTGCAGAAGACCAGGGAAGagctgcagcagcagctggaggttCTGGAACAGGAGGCATGGCGATTGCGAAGGACCAACGTGGAGCTGCAGCTGCAGGGGGACTCTGCTCAGGGTgagaaggaggagcagcaggaggagctTCACCTGGCTGTCCGTGAGAGGGAGCGCCT TCAGGAGACGCTGGCGGGCCTGGAAGCCAGACAATCAGAATCACTCAGTGAGCTGATCACTCTTCGGGAAGCCCTGGAGTCCAGTCGCCTGGAAGGGGAGTTGCTGAGGCAAGAGCAAACAGAAGTGACCGCAGCGCTGGCCAGG GCAGAACAGTCCATTGCAGATCTGTCGAGTTCTGAGAACAGCCTGAAGGCTGAGGTAGCTGATCTTCGGGCTGCCACTGTCAAGCTCAGTGCCTTAAATGAGGCTTTGGCCTTAGACAAAGTTGGGCTGAGCCAGCAGCTTCTCCAG TTAGAACAAGAGAACCAGTCTGTGTGCAGCAGAATGGAGGCAGCAGAGCAGGCAAGAAGTGCTTTGCAGGTGGGCCTGGCAGAGGCGGAGAGGAGCAGGGAAGCCCTTTGGGACAAGAGCACTCACCTGGAGGCTCAGCTGCAGAAAGCAGAGGAGACCAAGGCTGAGCTGCAGGCAGATCTCAGGAGCatccaagaagagaaggaagaaattcaaGAGAAACTTAGTGAG GCACGTCACCAGCAGGAGGCAGCCTCAGCTCAGCTGGAGCAGCTGCATCAGGAGGCAAAGCGACAGGAAGAAGTGCTTGCCCGGGCAGTCCAGGAGAAGGAGGCCCTAGTCCGGGAGAGGGCGGCCCTAGAGGTGCGGCTGCAGGCTGTGGAGCGGGACCGGCAGGACCTCTCTGAACAACTGCTGGGGCTCAG CTCAGCCAAGGAGCTACTGGAGAACAGTCTGTTTGAGGCCCAACAACAAAATTCTCTGATAGAGGTCACCAAGGGGCAGCTGGAGGTTCAGCTTCAAACTGTCACTCAAGCCAAGGAAGTAATCCAAG GGGAAGTGAGGTGCCTAAAGTTGGAACTGGACACTGAACGGAGCCAGGCAGAGCAGGAGCGGGATACAGCAGCCAGACAGCTGGCCCAAGCTGAGCAAGAGGGACAGACTGCCCTGCAGCGACAGAAGTCAGCCCATGAAGAGGAAGTGAACCAACTCCAGGAGAAATGG GAGAAAGAGCGCTCTTGGCACCAGCAGGAGCTAGATAAGGCTCTGGAGAGcctagaaagggagaaaatggagctGGAAATGAGGCTGAGGGAGCAGCAGGCAGAAACCGAGGCCATCCGGACGCAGAGGGAAGAAGAACGGGCTGAGGCCGAGAGCGCCCTGTGCCag ATGCAGCtcgaaacagagaaagagagaatgtccCTCCTGGAGACACTGCTGCAGACTCAGAAGGAGCTGACAGATGCCAGCCAACAACTGGAACGGCTGAGGCAGGACATGAAGGTTCAGAAGTTAAAGGAGCAG GAGACCACTGGGATGCTGCAGACCCAGCTCCGGGAGGCTCAGCGGGAGCTGGAGCAGGCAGCCCAGCAGCACAGAGATGACCTTGCTGCCCTCCAAGAAGAGGGCAGCAGCCTGCTGCAGGAGAAGATAGAGCTGCAGAAGCAG GTGGAGGACTTGAAGACTCAGCTTGTTTCCAAGGATGACTCCCAAAGGCTGGTGGAGCAGGAGGTTCAGGAGAAGCTGAGAGAGGCCCAGGAGTGTAGCCAAATTCagaaggagctggagagagagaaagccag CCTGACTCTGTCGCTGGtggaaaaagaacagagactCCTTGTTTTACAAGAGGCTGACTCTGCTCGACAACAAGAGCTGAGCTCCCTGCGCCAGGACGtgcaggaggcccagggaaggcagAAAGAGCTCAGCGCCCAG GTGGAATTACTGAAGCAGGAGGTGAGGGAAAAGGAGGCTGACTTTCTAGCCCAGGAAGCACATCTGCTGGAGGAGCTAGAGGCATCTCAAGTAACAGAGCAGCAGCTGCGAGCTTCCTTGTGGGCCCAGGAAGCCAAGGCAGCCCAACTACAGCTGCGACTGCGCAGCACGGAGAACCAGCTGGAGGCACTGGCTGCAGAGCAGCAGCCTGGACACCATGCTCAGGCCCAGCTGGCCAGCCTCTATTCTGTCCTTCAGCAGGCCCTGGGGTCTGTTTGTGAGAGCAGGCCTGAGCTGAGTGGTGGGGGagactctgctccctccctcttggGTGCTGAGCCAG ACCAGAATGAAGCTAGGATCCTCTTTAAGAGAGGGCCCCTCCTGACGGCTCTCTCAGCTGAGGCGGTGGCGTCTGCCCTTCACAAGCTTCACCAGGACCTGTGGAAGACTCAACAGGCCCGG GATGATCTGAGGGATCAGGCCCAGAAGCTGGAACAGCGTCTCACTGATACGGAAGCTGAGAAGAACCAAGTCCACACAGAGCTTCGGCATCTGCAGAGACAGCTCTCCCAGAACCAGGAAG AGAAATCCaagtgggaaagaaaacagagctCCCTAGAATCTGAGCTGATGGAACTGCATGAAACTGTGGCATCCTTACAGAGTCGCCTACGGCGAGCAGAGCTGCAGGGAATAGAAGCCCAG AATGAGCGAGAGTTACTTCAGGCAGCAAAGGAGAACCTGACAGCCCAGGTGGAACATCTGCAAGTATCTGTTGCAGAAGCCAGGGCTCAGGCAAGTGCTGTCGGGGTCCTGGAAGAAGACCTGAGAACTGCTCGCTCAGCCCTGAAACTGAAAAACGAGGAGGTGGAGAACGAGCGTGAGAGAGCCCAGGCTCTGCAAGAGCAGGGCGAGCTGAAGGTGGCTCAGGGGAGGGCTTTGCAGGAGAATTTGGCTATCCTGGCCCACACCCTctctgagagagaaggggaggtggaGACTTTGCAGGGAAAAATCCAGGAACTGGAGACGCAACGGGAAATGCAAAAAGCTGCTTTGGAAGTGCTGTCTCTGGACCTAAAGAAGAGGAACCAAGAGGTGGACCTGCAACAAGAACAGATTCAGGAGCTAGAGAAGTGTAGGTCTGTTTTGGAGCATCTGCCCATGGCCGTCCAAGAGCGAGAGCAGAAGCTGACTGTGCAGAGAGAGCAGATCAAAGAGCTCGAGAAGGATCGAGAGACGCAGAGGAACATCTTGGAGCATCAGCTTCTAGAACTTGAGAAGAAGGCTCAGGTGATTGAGTCCCAGAAAGGACAGATTCAGGATCTGAAGAAGCAGTTGGTTACTCTGGAATGCCTGGCCCTGGAACTAGAGGAAAATCATCACAAAATGGAGTGCCAGCAAAAGGCAATTGAGGAGCTGGAGGGCCAGAGGGAAATGCAGAAAGTGGCTCTGACCCACCTTACACTGGACCTAGAGGAAAGGAGCCAGGAGCTGCAGGTGCAAAGCAGCCAGATCCATGAGCTTGAGAGCCACAGCACCCTTCTGGCAAGAGAGCTCCAGGAGAAGGACCAAGAGGTGAAGTCCCAGCGAGAACAGATTGAGGAactgcagagacagaaagagcatCTGACTCAGGACCTcgagaggaggggacaggagatGCTGCTGCAGAAGGAGAGGATTCAGGTCCTAGAAGATCAGCGGACGCTGCAAACCAAGATCCTAGAGGAGGACCTGGAACAGATCAAGCTGTCCTTGAGAGAGCGAGGCCGGGAGCTGGCCTCTCAGAGACAGCTGATGCAGGAGCGGGCAGAGGAAGGCAAGGGCCAGAGTAAAGCACAGCGCGGGAGCCTAGAGCACCTGAAGCTGATCCTGCGTGATAAGGAGAAGGAGGTGGAATGCCAGCAGGAGCGTATCCAGGAACTTCAGGAGCACCAGGACCAGCTAGAGCAGCAGCTCCAGGGTCTACACAGGAAGGTGGGGGAGACCAGCCTACTCCTGACCCAGCGAGAGCAGGAGATAGTGGTCCTGCAGCAGCACCTGCAGGAAGCCAGGGAACAGGAGGAGCTGGAAAAGCAGTCACTTCAGGGTCAGCTGGAAGAGGCCCAGAGGGCTCTGGCCCAGAGGGACCAGGAGCTTGAGGCCCTGCAGCACCAACAGCGGCaggcccaggggcaggaggagaatgTGAAGGAAAAGACAAGCACACTACAAAGAGCTCTGGAGCAGGCCCATATGACACTAAAACAGCGCCAGGGAGAGCTTGAGGACTGCAAGGACCATGTGAGAAGGCTCCAGGAAGAGCTGGCAGTGGAGGGACAGCGGGTACAGGCCCTGGAGGAGGTGTTGGGTGACCTAAGGGCTGAGTCTCAGGAGCAGGAGAAGGCTCTGCTGGCCCTCCAGCAGCAGTGTGCTGAGCAGGCACAGAAGCACGAGGAGGAGGCCAGGGCCCTGCAGGACAACTGGCTGCAGGCAGAGGCAATGCTCAAGGAACGGGACCAGGAGCTGGACGCCCTGCGAGCAGATAGCCAGTCCTCCCAGCATCGGGAGGAggctgcccagggccaggctgaggcTCTGCAGGAGGCCCTCAGCAAGGCTCAGGCTGCCCTGCAGGAGAAAGAGCAGCATCTCCTTGGGCAGGCAGAACTGAGCCGCAGCCTGGAGGCCAGCACTGCCACCTTGCAGGCTGCCCTGGACTCCTGCCAGGCACAAGCCCGGCAGCTGGAGGAGGCCCTGAGGAAGCGGGAAGATGAGATCAAGGACCGCGATCTCCGACACCAGGAGGCtctgcagcagctccagcaggTACTTGCCCAGAGGGATGAAGAGCTGAGACATCAGAAGAAACAAATGCAGCTGCTGGAGAAGTCTTTGGCCCAGAGGGGTGGGGATGATGTGATCCAAGAGAAGCAGAATccggggcaggagagagaagaggaagagagaaggggccTTCATGAGAGCCTAAGGGAGCTACAACTGATTCTAGCCCAAAAGGAAGAGGAGATCCTGGAGCTGAGGGAGGCTCAGCAAGAGAAGAGTCTGAAGGACTCACTCCACAGCCACAAAGCGTCCCCAGTGGAGGAGCCCACTACAAAATTTGGTTCTTTAGGGCCCAGGCTGCAGCAGGAGCTGGATCGACTACAAGTAGTCCTGAGGCAGACGGAGGCCAGGGAGATCGAGTGGAGGGAGAAGGCTCAGGACTTGGCACTGTCCTTGGCCCAGAGCAAGGCCACTGTCAGCAGTCTGCAGGAGGTAGCCATGTTCCTACAAGCCTCTGTCCTGGAGCGGGACTCAGAACAGCAGAGGCTGCAG GATGAGTTGGAGCTCACCAGACAGGCTCTGGAGAAGGAGCGGCTCCATAGCCCAGGCCCAACCAGCAGAGCCGAACGGGGTCCTCGAGGAGAGGCAGGTGTACAACTGGGAGAG GTCTCAGGAGTGGAGGCTGAGCCTAGTCCTGGGCTGGAGGAGAAGCAGCTATGGGAACAAAGGCTTGAATACCTACAGCAAGCAGTGGCACGGCTGGAGATTGACCGGAGCAGGCTGCAGCGCCACAATGTCCAGCTGCGGACCACCTTGGAACAG GTGGAGCGAGAGCGGAGGAAGCTGAAGAGGGATTCCATGCGTGCATCTCGGACAGGGGTCCTAGAGATCAGTGAAGCCACAGCATCATCGCCCACACAGCAG GATGGAAGAGGAGGACAGATGCGCTCCTCAGACGCCAAGCACATGGTTGAACTGCAGAAAGAG GTGGCCCTGCTGCGAGCCCAGCTGGCCTtggagaggaagcagaagcaaGACTACATCGCTCGCTCGGTCCAGACCAGCCGTGAGCTAGCAGGCCTGCACCACAGCCTCTCCCACTCCCTTCTTGCCGTGGCCCAGGCCCCTGAGGCCACTGTCCTGGAGGCCGAGACCCGCAAGCTGGACGAGTCCCTGACTCAAAGTCTGACATCCCCAGGACCAGTCCTGCTatgccccagccctggccccagtgCTACCCAAGCCACCTCCAGGTAG